The Candidatus Methylacidiphilales bacterium genome includes the window TTTTTGGTTTTTTCCGGAATCCAACTCATCATGCTCGGGCTCGTGGGCGAATATCTGGGCCGCATTTATCTTACCGTCAATTCCAAGCCCCAGTTTACGGTGCGGCGTCTTTGTCATTCTAAGAAGCGCTAAAACATTTGAGTGCGGCCGTCACCTGCGCGACCTCGCCTTCTCTGAGTTCCGGGTAAACCGGCAGACTGAGAATTCTTCCGGCTGCTGCTTCCGTATGCGGCAAGCCCGCCGGGTCGCAGGCATAACGGTGCAGGTAGGCAGGCTGGAGATGCACGGGGACGGGATATAAGATTGCCGTGGCAACCTCATTGGCATTTAGATGCGCTTTCAGGGCGTCGCGCCGGGCGCAACTCACCACGTACTGATGATAGACATGCCGAAGGGTTGCCGGAGAAACTGCGGGCGGGATAATTGAAGTCCCCCTTAGCGCATCATCATAACGGGCGGCAATTTCCGCGCGGCGTTGGTTGTCGGCATCCAAATCCCGCAAGCGCACCCGTAACAGGGCGGCCTGAAGCTCGTCCAGGCGGGAATTGACCCCCCGGGAAACACTGACATATCGTTCAATCCATCCATATTGCCGTATTTCACGGAACAATTCAGCCCTGTGTGCATCGCGGGTGAAAACCGCTCCTCCGTCGCCAAAAGCGCCCAGGTTTTTGGTCGGATAAAAGCTGAAGGCTGCAGCGTCACCGAAAGTTCCCGCTTTGCCGCTCCGGTCCGCCGCGCCATGCGCCTGTGCGCAGTCTTCGACCAAAAGCAATCCGCGTTTTTGGGTGATTTCCAGAATGCGTTCCATGTTTGCGGGCTGCCCGTACAGGTGGACGGCCACCACGGCTTTTGGCTTTTTGGACACAAAGGCACCGGCCACACGTTCCAATGATTCGGGACAAAGCGTGTAAGAAGC containing:
- a CDS encoding DegT/DnrJ/EryC1/StrS family aminotransferase codes for the protein MIPTADFKRIYAGNKEAFDLAFRRVLDSGWFILGQEVEAFEREFSAYMGGGHTVGVGSGTDAIEIALRSLGVGPGDSVITVSHTAVATIAAIERCGAEPVFADIEPASYTLCPESLERVAGAFVSKKPKAVVAVHLYGQPANMERILEITQKRGLLLVEDCAQAHGAADRSGKAGTFGDAAAFSFYPTKNLGAFGDGGAVFTRDAHRAELFREIRQYGWIERYVSVSRGVNSRLDELQAALLRVRLRDLDADNQRRAEIAARYDDALRGTSIIPPAVSPATLRHVYHQYVVSCARRDALKAHLNANEVATAILYPVPVHLQPAYLHRYACDPAGLPHTEAAAGRILSLPVYPELREGEVAQVTAALKCFSAS